Proteins encoded within one genomic window of Haematobia irritans isolate KBUSLIRL chromosome 5, ASM5000362v1, whole genome shotgun sequence:
- the LOC142239777 gene encoding uncharacterized protein LOC142239777, protein MGGLLFDRDKRVLNPDSLQPVFLLMARAGIHADKGFTNVSPFLIKKAIDTVGGQVMNCKKLRNGQLLIECTNGKQANKIIKMMSLSIDIFVNVEEHKSLNVSKGIFYTNELRCLDDEEIKKEIVTLNKSITDIKRLKKRDPETKQLTTVDSGLYIVTFNVRDPPESVYVGYFYSKVKPYIPNPLRCYNCFKFGHVSDKCSTPSKVCPHCNQNEHTNVDESGKREKCNNKPKCANCSSDHNSFSKECPLYKKEYEIQTIRITEKITIYEARKQYAIRNPLPVSFANASSLKPTTPSATTKTCNCSCNCKTSGEQPKLTTNEISTPVKSLKETLSTVSSIREITRTDGSKINLIPKSISKRKKREIAKAEKKKKKSSGKEFDDINIDLNNFISTSNAHGGVCIYLNSSIEGEEILLNTELQVVAIKIKFPINCILCSIYLPGSESISKNELNNLTRQFDLPYILLGDFNGHNTIWGSERTDSRGKIIGQFVNENDLNILDNISCPTHFSHAYGSFSHIDLSIISPEISQYFEWNICNDIHGSDHYPILIKYNGVSPSFQRRPTWNVRKARWDEFKCLFPVHLETFSDIDDMENYIATTIIQSAERAIPLRKPERSRKEVPWWNNTIKILVKERRRLLKQFKRNVTQENLERYKQIKYELRKEIRRSRRESWLQFVESINLRTSSTDVFRKIKALNGSSNYNQINAIYDQDILITDRNQIADVMASNFENNSSSRNFSLKFRRYIARKDFKVNTVNNSEAYNEKFSLIELKSALRSCKGSSPGPDNIRYEMIKNLEEASLQYLLNFYNLIWTHQVFPRNWGKSLVIPILKPGKDSTDKNSYRPISLTNCLCKLLERMVNKRLVWYLEKNNILDVNQSGFRQNRCTVDNLVILHSDIMENFSYGKDVIAIFFDIRRAYDSMWRKLVFEKLNVSEIKGNMAAFISNFLKDRTFCCLIGNTYSNYFNLENGVPQGSVLSVTLFLHAINSVFMNITKGVKALLYADDLVIYSSGRKISTIFKRIQNTIKKLESWSDITGFQFHQEKTVGIKFSRRRKSGFPDDMRLTLYGEEITFVDRHKFLGVTFDEKLTFQHHIRNIKAKANAKLDIIKMLRCSKFGSDQQSLLRILTCVVLPTIDYASIIYSSASDYHLKDLNPILNTGIRLATGAFRTSPAVSLQVLAFCPPLDLRRLKQLLLYTLKILSLKDHPFNKMMANEHKIKKLTSKPKRYRPLYMNVHNEFSKILQKYYIDKSKIEITKVSDMAPWLLSNPSVNFELAFCKKNEMLPVEIQQRFREIINDKYKGYLIFYTDGSVMNEKSGFAFVGENLSTKRRLFNFSSIYTCELLAIRACVESISHKYTGRKIVIMSDSRSALEDISNPFSRNNIINQLRNLISKYTHNEINFMWIPSHVNLTGNELADRLAKEALMDAVDPTFHFQHNDFKRYIKKYIIDQWNDIWTNDNQTKLFKIQNHISQGYKQASLPRNDLIKFNRLRIGHCLLTHRYIIEKLPPPQCVCGQTLTIFHIFNQCLNYEDKRNRYKINDISVLANENNYKNIKQFLVDIDVYKSI, encoded by the exons ATGGGGGGCCTGCTGTTCGACAGGGACAAAAGAGTCCTCAACCCAGACTCGCTGCAGCCAGTGTTTCTTTTAATGGCAAGGGCTGGAATCCATGCCGACAAGGGATTTACTAATGTCTCACCTTTCCTCATTAAAAAAGCTATAGATACTGTTGGTGGACAAGTTATGAATTGTAAAAAACTCCGAAATGGTCAACTACTTATTGAATGCACTAATGGAAAGCAAGCGAACAAAATAATCAAAATGATGTCGctatctatagacatttttgtaaacgTCGAAGAGCACAAATCATTGAACGTTTCCAAAGGTATTTTCTACACTAACGAACTCCGTTGTCTAGATGAcgaagaaatcaaaaaagaaattgTAACCCTTAATAAAAGCATAACTGATATAAAACGACTTAAGAAACGTGACCCGGAAACAAAACAACTTACAACAGTGGACTCGGGACTATACATAGTCACATTCAACGTGAGAGATCCCCCAGAATCAGTTTATGTCGGGTACTTTTATTCTAAAGTGAAACCATATATACCAAATCCACTTCGTTGCTATAATTGCTTCAAATTCGGTCATGTCTCAGACAAATGTTCGACCCCATCTAAGGTATGCCCACACTGCAACCAAAATGAACATACGAATGTTGACGAATCGGGAAAAAGGGAGAAATGTAATAACAAACCTAAATGTGCAAATTGCTCAAGCGACCACAATAGTTTTTCTAAAGAATGTCCATTGTACAAGAAGGAATATGAAATCCAAACTATTCGCATAACGGAAAAAATTACCATATATGAAGCACGTAAACAATACGCAATAAGGAATCCTCTCCCAGTTTCATTCGCCAATGCATCTTCTTTAAAACCAACAACACcatcagcaacaacaaaaacatgcaACTGCTCTTGTAATTGCAAAACAAGTGGTGAACAGCCTAAACTCACCACTAATGAAATCAGTACTCCAGTAAAATCTCTTAAAGAAACATTATCAACTGTCTCTTCTATTCGTGAGATAACGCGAACAGATGGTTCGAAAATCAACCTAATCCCAAAGAGTATATCCAAACGGAAGAAACGTGAAATAGCAAAAGccgaaaaaaagaagaaaaagagCTCTGGAAAAGAATTTGATGATATTAACATTGATTTA aataactttatttcaacaTCAAATGCCCACGGAGGTGTATGTATTTATCTCAACAGTAGTATCGAAGGCGAGGAGATTCTTTTGAATACAGAACTACAGGTAGTAGCAATTAAGATTAAATTCCCTATAAATTGCATCTTATGCTCTATATATCTTCCCGGGTCAGAAAGTATTTCCAAAAATGAACTGAACAATTTGACAAGGCAATTTGATTTGCCTTATATATTGCTAGGAGACTTCAATGGACATAACACAATATGGGGTTCAGAAAGAACAGACTCCAGGGGAAAAATTATTGGCCAGTTTGTCAATGAAAACGACCTAAATATCTTAGACAATATAAGTTGTCCAACTCATTTTAGCCACGCTTATGGATCATTTAGCCATATAGATTTAAGCATTATCTCACCAGAAATATCTCAATATTTTGAATGGAATATCTGTAATGATATCCACGGAAGCGACCATTACCCGATATTAATCAAATACAATGGGGTTTCCCCTTCATTTCAAAGAAGACCCACAtggaatgttaggaaagctagaTGGGACGAATTTAAATGTCTATTCCCAGTGCATTTAGAAACCTTTTCTGACATAGATGATATGGAAAATTATATTGCTACCACCATTATTCAATCAGCAGAACGAGCTATACCTCTTAGAAAACCAGAACGTAGTAGGAAGGAAGTCCCATGGTGGAATAATACCATAAAGATATTAGTAAAGGAGAGAAGGAGGCTTTTGAaacaatttaaaagaaatgtaacACAGGAGAACTTAGAAAGGTACAAACAGATAAAATATGAACTACGTAAGGAAATAAGAAGAAGTCGCAGGGAATCGTGGTTGCAATTCGTTGAAAGTATAAATCTTCGAACATCATCTACGGATGTATTCAGAAAAATTAAGGCATTAAATGGTTCTTCGAATTACAACCAAATTAACGCTATATATGATCAGGATATTCTAATAACGGATAGAAACCAAATAGCAGATGTAATGGCTAGTAACTTTGAGAATAACTCCTCATCGAGGAATTTCTCGTTGAAATTTAGGAGATACATTGCGAGAAAGGATTTTAAAGTTAACACGGTCAATAATTCAGAGGCATATAATGAGAAATTCTCTCTGATCGAATTAAAATCAGCCTTGCGAAGTTGTAAAGGGTCATCCCCAGGACCGGATAATATTCGCTATGAGATGATAAAGAACTTAGAGGAGGCATCACTGCAatacttattaaatttttataacctcATCTGGACACATCAGGTATTTCCAAGAAATTGGGGAAAATCATTAGTTATACCAATCCTTAAACCTGGAAAGGATAGTACAGATAAGAAtagttatagaccgatttctctcACAAACTGTCTTTGCAAACTATTAGAAAGAATGGTCAACAAAAGATTAGTTTGGTACCtggaaaaaaacaatatattagatGTTAACCAATCTGGGTTTAGGCAAAATAGATGTACTGTTGATAATCTGGTCATTCTACACTCCGATATAATGGAGAACTTTTCATATGGAAAAGATGTTATAGCTATATTTTTTGACATTCGACGAGCTTACGACTCAATGTGGAGAAAACTTGTATTTGAGAAACTAAATGTCTCAGAAATTAAGGGTAACATGGCGGCATTCATTTCAAACTTTTTAAAGGATCGAACATTTTGTTGTTTAATAGGAAACACTTACTCCAATTATTTCAACTTAGAAAATGGTGTGCCACAAGGATCCGTCCTGAGTGTGACCCTTTTTCTTCATGCTATTAATTCAGTCTTCATGAATATAACTAAGGGGGTTAAAGCCCTACTTTATGCCGATGATCTGGTCATCTATTCTTCGGGTAGAAAGATATCCACtatatttaaaagaattcaaaataCCATCAAGAAACTTGAGTCTTGGAGTGACATTACTGGGTTTCAGTTCCACCAGGAAAAGACCGTAGGCATAAAGTTTTCCAGGCGTAGAAAGAGTGGATTTCCAGACGATATGCGATTAACCCTTTATGGGGAAGAAATTACATTTGTCGATAGGCACAAATTTTTAGGCGTaacttttgatgaaaaactCACATTCCAACATCACATCCGAAATATAAAAGCTAAGGCAAACGCAAAACTTGACATAATAAAAATGCTAAGATGCTCCAAATTTGGATCCGATCAGCAATCACTTCTTAGGATATTAACATGCGTAGTATTGCCAACTATAGACTATGCTTCCATAATATATTCATCCGCCTCGGATTATCATTTAAAAGATCTTAACCCCATACTGAATACAGGAATACGTTTAGCCACAGGAGCTTTTAGAACTAGTCCAGCAGTAAGCCTACAAGTACTGGCGTTCTGCCCTCCATTAGATCTACGGAGACTAAAACAATTGCTGTTATATACTCTTAAAATACTATCTCTGAAAGACcacccatttaataaaatgatggcaaatgaacacaaaatcaaaaaactGACATCCAAACCAAAGAGATATCGACCCCTGTATATGAATGTTCATAATGAATtctctaaaattttacaaaaatattacattgacaAATCTAAAATAGAAATTACAAAAGTATCTGATATGGCTCCATGGTTACTTTCGAATCCATCTGTGAATTTCGAACTAGCTTTTTGCAAAAAGAACGAAATGCTCCCTGTTGAAATTCAACAACGTTTCAGAGAGATAATTAATGACAAATACAAGGGCTACCTGATCTTTTACACAGATGGATCAGTTATGAATGAAAAGTCTGGATTTGCATTTGTAGGAGAGAATCTATCTACCAAAAGGCGCTTATTTAATTTCTCATCCATCTATACGTGTGAGCTTCTTGCAATTAGGGCTTGCGTAGAGTCAATTAGTCACAAGTATACGGGACGAAAAATAGTTATAATGTCGGACAGTAGGAGTGCACTGGAAGACATAAGCAACCCTTTTAGTAGGAACAATATAATAAACCAGCTACGCAATCTCATATCTAAATATACACAtaatgaaataaactttatgtgGATCCCAAGCCACGTAAATTTGACAGGAAATGAACTGGCTGATCGGCTAGCAAAAGAGGCACTAATGGATGCTGTGGATCCTACCTTTCACTTTCAACATAACGATTTCAAAAGATATATCAAGAAATACATTATTGACCAGTGGAATGATATATGGACAAATGATAATCAAACAAAACTATTTAAAATCCAAAACCACATCTCTCAAGGTTACAAACAAGCCAGTTTACCAAGAAATGACTTAATCAAATTTAATAGATTAAGAATTGGGCATTGTTTATTAACACATAGATATATTATTGAGAAATTAC